The following are encoded in a window of Natronomonas gomsonensis genomic DNA:
- a CDS encoding phage NrS-1 polymerase family protein encodes MSKNIIDEPEAIPETLRERDQWVCWREEERDGKPTKIPVTPGAGGFASSTEPETWANFEAALEYTETAHADGVGFVFTDDDPIVGVDLDDCRDPETGDVDDAALDIIERLDSYTEVSPSGTGYHVLIRGELPDGRNRRGSIELYDTARFFTVTGDHVERTPTCVARRQDALRAIHREYVQETERDTAAESEQRGSTDDESPTPGGAAVDVDLEDEDLLEKARNASNGEKFERLWNGNTAGYDSQSEADMALCCLLAFWTGGDRTQMEQLFRQSGLLREKWDEVHYADGSTYGEKTIERAIATTSEFYDPDAGDDTADDISATSSPDVGAADSERSRAYLAEKNQILSDRVDELEATLTEKTERIDALEAEVKRLTDELATRGQEEECQGEHAATTSENSSESESSSLLGRLFGGRSK; translated from the coding sequence ATGAGTAAGAATATCATCGACGAACCGGAGGCGATCCCGGAGACGCTACGCGAACGGGACCAATGGGTGTGCTGGCGCGAAGAGGAGCGAGACGGCAAGCCGACGAAGATTCCGGTAACGCCGGGGGCTGGGGGGTTTGCGTCATCAACAGAGCCGGAGACCTGGGCGAATTTTGAGGCAGCACTCGAGTACACCGAGACGGCACACGCCGATGGTGTCGGGTTCGTGTTTACCGACGACGATCCCATCGTCGGCGTCGATCTGGACGACTGCCGCGATCCTGAAACCGGCGACGTCGACGACGCGGCACTAGACATCATCGAGCGCCTCGACTCCTATACGGAGGTGTCACCGTCCGGCACCGGCTATCACGTCCTCATCAGGGGCGAACTTCCCGACGGGCGGAACCGTCGCGGGAGCATCGAACTGTACGACACGGCACGCTTTTTCACCGTCACTGGCGATCACGTCGAGCGGACACCAACGTGCGTTGCACGTCGACAGGACGCGCTCAGAGCGATTCACCGTGAGTACGTTCAGGAGACAGAGCGTGACACGGCAGCAGAGTCCGAACAGCGTGGTAGCACTGACGACGAGTCACCGACGCCCGGTGGAGCCGCCGTTGACGTCGACCTCGAAGACGAGGACCTCCTCGAGAAAGCGCGGAATGCATCGAACGGCGAGAAGTTCGAGCGGCTCTGGAACGGGAACACAGCCGGCTACGACAGCCAGTCCGAGGCCGACATGGCGCTGTGCTGTCTGCTGGCGTTCTGGACCGGTGGTGACCGGACCCAAATGGAGCAGCTGTTCCGCCAGTCAGGATTGCTTCGGGAGAAGTGGGACGAGGTCCACTACGCTGATGGGTCGACGTATGGGGAGAAGACCATCGAGCGAGCAATTGCGACTACTTCGGAGTTCTACGACCCGGACGCCGGCGACGATACCGCAGATGATATCTCCGCCACATCGTCGCCAGACGTCGGCGCTGCTGACTCGGAGCGGAGTCGCGCATATCTCGCCGAGAAGAACCAGATCTTGAGCGACCGCGTCGACGAACTCGAGGCGACACTCACGGAGAAAACCGAGCGCATCGACGCTCTCGAAGCGGAGGTCAAGCGACTCACTGACGAACTTGCCACCCGTGGCCAGGAGGAGGAGTGCCAGGGCGAGCACGCCGCTACTACGAGTGAGAACAGTAGTGAGTCAGAGTCATCCTCACTGTTGGGTCGGTTATTCGGCGGTCGGTCCAAGTAG
- a CDS encoding DUF7558 family protein yields the protein MQQTLTGCAFCDAPPSTETGEAHTWGEDERVTHPICVDCAIQMEPDPNERDRYACDGCGLVVDALAALTRFRVELGHLEGPLQLCARCSPGGPATYWTHDLDEHLVE from the coding sequence ATGCAGCAGACGCTTACAGGGTGTGCGTTCTGCGACGCTCCGCCCAGCACCGAGACTGGCGAGGCCCACACATGGGGGGAAGATGAGCGGGTCACCCACCCCATCTGCGTCGACTGCGCGATCCAGATGGAGCCGGACCCCAACGAGCGCGATCGCTACGCCTGCGATGGCTGTGGGCTCGTCGTCGACGCCCTCGCGGCGCTCACGCGCTTCCGTGTGGAACTCGGCCATCTCGAGGGGCCGCTGCAGCTGTGTGCGCGATGTAGTCCTGGCGGGCCCGCGACGTACTGGACGCACGACCTCGATGAGCATCTCGTTGAGTGA
- a CDS encoding DUF6036 family nucleotidyltransferase — MRARFDSSYIRSELERIGEQLDDPLTVFLIGGGAMAFQDLKTTTKDIDLIVASGDDLGQLQAVLLELGYDIVREPDEEYEALGAQRILENDDGCRIDIFHQQVIDKLVLSDGIRKRSERYLNPSNLVVELVSPEDIFLFKAVAGRVDDIEDMFSLLQTDLDFDVVEAELAAQIDLLDQELFVTYVNEALADLTEQHNVRTPLHEPVAEITERVYEELEVLHALDEPKSMPALQQELDYTTVELQDIVSRLEEKDAVKETADRIERLSTTI, encoded by the coding sequence ATGAGGGCGCGATTCGACAGTTCGTACATTCGGTCGGAACTCGAGCGCATCGGCGAGCAGCTAGACGACCCACTCACTGTCTTCTTGATCGGCGGTGGGGCAATGGCGTTCCAGGATCTCAAGACCACTACCAAGGATATCGATCTCATCGTCGCATCCGGTGATGACCTCGGGCAGCTCCAAGCAGTACTGCTCGAACTTGGTTACGATATCGTTCGGGAACCGGACGAAGAATACGAAGCGCTCGGTGCTCAGCGAATCCTCGAGAACGATGATGGGTGTCGAATCGACATCTTTCACCAGCAGGTAATCGATAAACTGGTTCTTTCTGACGGGATTCGGAAGCGTAGCGAGCGGTACCTCAACCCCAGCAACTTGGTGGTCGAACTCGTGAGCCCAGAGGACATCTTCCTATTCAAGGCGGTCGCCGGACGGGTGGACGATATCGAAGATATGTTTTCGCTGCTGCAGACTGACCTCGATTTCGACGTCGTCGAAGCAGAACTCGCCGCGCAGATCGACCTCTTGGATCAAGAGCTATTCGTAACATACGTGAACGAGGCGTTGGCCGATCTCACCGAGCAACACAACGTGAGGACACCCCTGCATGAGCCGGTCGCGGAGATTACAGAGCGCGTATACGAGGAACTCGAAGTGCTTCACGCCCTCGACGAACCGAAATCTATGCCTGCCCTCCAGCAGGAACTCGATTACACCACGGTTGAATTACAGGATATCGTGAGTCGTCTCGAGGAGAAAGACGCAGTCAAGGAAACCGCTGATCGCATCGAGCGTCTTTCGACGACGATCTGA
- a CDS encoding winged helix-turn-helix domain-containing protein gives MLTEGEVRALTVLHGEQTVSEFATQLDRSLSYTSELVDRLEATGLVETRRQGKTKQIRPSDAKALELLADITQEYSHIDWPELLSGATLRVLYYLETPRVVMELARRANIHRSTVHRALDPLQHRGIIYETDEDAYVLNEGFEQLSTLARELVHHDHRQTVEQHTDTYTILWESLDEFLVQTADEITAEDFLSTGPERFQTYDLPLLARDRRYYFHSETMNDLSPAMLCCHMLVIDSGARTQSYCLLLLSHVDVDRDELRDQATKYGVDDLVEDLLTYLDTSGEERASRLPEWEEFQELAADYGVSA, from the coding sequence ATGCTTACCGAAGGCGAGGTTCGCGCGCTCACCGTCCTTCACGGTGAGCAGACAGTCTCCGAATTTGCGACCCAGCTGGACCGCAGTCTCAGCTACACGTCTGAACTTGTCGATCGTCTCGAAGCGACCGGACTCGTCGAGACGCGTCGACAAGGGAAAACAAAGCAGATCCGGCCATCGGACGCGAAAGCACTCGAACTCCTCGCAGACATCACCCAAGAGTATTCGCACATCGACTGGCCTGAACTGTTGTCGGGTGCGACGCTCCGCGTTCTCTACTATCTTGAAACACCGCGGGTCGTAATGGAGCTCGCACGCCGGGCCAACATTCACAGGAGTACCGTCCATCGCGCCCTCGATCCACTTCAGCATCGAGGGATCATCTACGAAACTGACGAGGATGCATATGTGCTGAACGAGGGATTCGAACAACTGAGTACGCTTGCTCGGGAACTCGTTCACCACGACCATCGCCAGACCGTCGAACAACACACCGACACCTACACGATTCTCTGGGAGTCACTCGACGAGTTCCTCGTCCAGACCGCAGATGAGATTACCGCCGAGGACTTCCTTTCGACGGGGCCAGAGCGTTTCCAGACCTACGACCTGCCCCTTCTGGCCCGCGACCGTCGGTACTATTTCCATTCAGAGACGATGAATGATCTCTCGCCGGCGATGCTGTGCTGTCATATGCTCGTAATCGATTCGGGCGCACGTACCCAGTCATACTGTCTGCTCCTGCTCAGCCACGTTGACGTCGACCGTGACGAACTGCGTGACCAGGCCACAAAGTACGGCGTCGACGATCTCGTCGAGGACTTGCTCACGTATCTCGACACGAGTGGCGAGGAGCGGGCATCTCGACTTCCCGAGTGGGAAGAGTTCCAAGAATTGGCTGCGGACTACGGGGTGTCAGCATGA
- a CDS encoding DNA-binding protein, which produces MSSNNVTTDVVSVDEQAFEKHDEGEVDEDGFEVVDETPEFRATVDMEVQAKVDSNHPDARVEEGPDHLFGKTLEQEERIKAREAELEHISAQAELSQQEGRAKRTRDIAAKRSAERRVKFQKRAASVNPMADPERDDPRAELTQEQLAAVNKQSMRLAEKLDGWSRAAIGRRLGEAVVGGKDLTSAVVGVFEELQTAPGTVIPIGKLEDVNRKEVSIEGRVEVLWDADSPAIAQVGLIADDSGKTKVTIWEKSDAPWIEEGEQVRIHKVARNWYEGRVSLAVTGWSTIMFPERGRWWE; this is translated from the coding sequence ATGTCTAGTAACAACGTCACCACGGATGTAGTTTCGGTCGATGAACAGGCTTTCGAGAAACACGATGAAGGCGAGGTCGACGAGGATGGCTTCGAAGTCGTCGACGAGACCCCGGAGTTCCGGGCGACGGTCGACATGGAAGTCCAGGCCAAAGTCGATTCCAACCACCCAGACGCGCGCGTCGAGGAAGGCCCGGATCACCTGTTCGGGAAGACCCTCGAACAGGAAGAGCGCATCAAGGCACGAGAGGCCGAGTTGGAACACATCAGTGCCCAGGCAGAACTCAGTCAGCAGGAGGGGCGTGCGAAGCGGACGCGAGACATCGCAGCGAAGCGAAGCGCTGAGCGGCGTGTGAAGTTCCAGAAGCGGGCAGCGAGCGTGAATCCGATGGCTGACCCGGAGCGAGACGATCCTCGTGCAGAGCTCACGCAGGAGCAGTTGGCGGCGGTGAACAAGCAGTCGATGCGGTTGGCGGAAAAACTGGATGGCTGGTCGCGAGCAGCGATTGGCCGGCGGTTGGGTGAAGCCGTCGTCGGTGGGAAAGACCTAACGAGTGCAGTCGTCGGGGTGTTCGAGGAGTTGCAGACGGCGCCTGGGACGGTGATCCCCATTGGGAAGCTCGAGGACGTCAATCGCAAAGAGGTGAGCATCGAGGGTCGAGTCGAAGTACTCTGGGATGCGGACTCGCCGGCCATCGCTCAAGTCGGGCTGATCGCAGACGACAGTGGAAAAACGAAGGTGACGATCTGGGAGAAATCAGATGCGCCGTGGATTGAAGAGGGCGAGCAGGTGCGTATTCACAAGGTAGCCCGGAACTGGTACGAGGGGCGCGTCTCACTGGCTGTCACTGGGTGGAGCACCATTATGTTCCCTGAGCGCGGTCGGTGGTGGGAATAG
- a CDS encoding transcription initiation factor IIB gives MATREIYETTFDEDVQTDSNATQCPECNGQVTTNAVETVCEDCGLVVDEQRIDHGPEWRGFDEDERERTGAPLTAARHDRGLSTEIGHGTDANGNELSGQKRRRLARMRREQTRGRFQSKAERNLAHGLSEVRRISSTLELSETIRDQACQLFRSAQNEELLQGRSIEAMAAASVYGACRCNGRPRTLDDITESARVEQSRVTNAYTTLNTELGLPAQPVTPSAFVPRLASELDVSDQIRQRARQLAEASESTGATTGVRPSGFAAACLYKAGREDGQWLTQSDVADVANVSVVTVRTHRDTLDELAV, from the coding sequence ATGGCAACCAGAGAGATCTACGAAACGACGTTCGACGAAGACGTCCAGACCGACTCGAATGCTACGCAGTGTCCCGAGTGTAACGGGCAAGTTACAACCAACGCGGTTGAAACCGTCTGCGAGGACTGTGGACTCGTCGTCGACGAGCAGCGGATCGACCACGGGCCAGAGTGGCGAGGGTTCGACGAAGACGAACGGGAGCGCACGGGTGCTCCGTTGACAGCGGCGCGGCACGATCGTGGGTTGTCGACGGAGATCGGCCACGGGACCGATGCGAACGGGAACGAACTCTCAGGACAGAAGCGACGGCGGCTCGCTCGGATGCGCCGTGAACAGACGCGTGGGCGGTTTCAGTCGAAAGCCGAACGCAACCTCGCACACGGGCTTAGTGAAGTCCGCCGGATCAGTAGTACGCTCGAACTATCCGAGACGATCCGTGACCAGGCCTGCCAGCTCTTCCGCAGCGCTCAGAACGAGGAACTCCTGCAGGGCCGGTCGATTGAGGCGATGGCCGCCGCGAGTGTCTACGGAGCGTGTCGGTGTAACGGGCGACCACGAACGCTCGACGACATCACCGAGTCGGCGCGCGTCGAGCAATCGCGGGTGACGAACGCATACACGACGCTGAATACGGAACTTGGCCTGCCAGCCCAACCCGTGACGCCCAGTGCGTTCGTTCCGCGGTTGGCCTCGGAGCTCGACGTCTCCGATCAAATCCGGCAGCGGGCTCGGCAGTTGGCGGAAGCATCCGAATCGACTGGGGCAACCACCGGGGTTCGGCCGTCCGGGTTCGCTGCAGCCTGTCTGTACAAAGCCGGACGCGAAGACGGGCAATGGCTCACCCAGTCGGACGTCGCTGACGTTGCGAACGTCTCGGTGGTCACCGTGCGGACCCACCGCGACACACTGGACGAACTGGCTGTCTAA
- a CDS encoding DUF6735 family protein encodes MGHRALVAYERTDGQYTLHYSHWGAANLKLKHRISAESPFGGEDTDSKWAKQLLAELADGLEADAVDGYLAGEDRPSTVVEPKPRATGLTLEEIIADHLDYLHHEAFYVVSTTFEVTAYRTLWFGLQYDSETVEQGETVGNGALATVRWYDGKPVGDGHLKGQFRALKDVVGDMLDKGVFTPSTARQYLKRKLAERVGDRQELLIPTGESPFETASLGKS; translated from the coding sequence ATGGGCCACCGCGCACTCGTTGCGTACGAACGCACAGACGGACAGTACACGCTCCACTACTCTCATTGGGGTGCAGCGAATCTCAAGCTCAAGCACCGAATCTCGGCTGAGTCGCCGTTCGGTGGCGAAGACACCGACTCCAAGTGGGCGAAACAGCTGCTGGCGGAGTTAGCCGATGGCCTCGAGGCAGATGCCGTCGACGGCTACCTCGCCGGCGAAGACCGACCGTCGACGGTCGTCGAGCCGAAGCCTCGCGCCACCGGGCTCACGCTCGAGGAGATTATCGCTGACCATCTCGACTACCTCCACCATGAGGCGTTTTACGTGGTGTCGACGACGTTCGAGGTGACCGCCTATCGGACGCTGTGGTTCGGGCTCCAGTACGACTCGGAGACGGTCGAACAGGGAGAGACCGTCGGGAACGGCGCGCTCGCGACGGTGCGTTGGTACGACGGCAAGCCGGTCGGCGACGGCCATCTGAAGGGACAGTTCCGGGCACTGAAAGACGTCGTTGGCGACATGCTCGACAAGGGCGTCTTCACGCCGTCAACGGCGAGACAGTATCTGAAACGGAAGCTCGCTGAGCGGGTCGGAGACCGACAGGAGCTGCTCATTCCGACCGGAGAATCACCCTTCGAGACAGCGAGTCTCGGCAAGTCGTAA
- a CDS encoding helix-turn-helix domain-containing protein: MRELIFALEYEPGCNRVADALADHSDARVRSLSLHATAERLWRVDHATGTPEALDAIEDAFLTGDYYADCLATEDCGATQTTRVLDRTDDALILYSDWERTPTCASVPHIARDHLGDGVLFETRHEGRHYTWRLIHSGDGDVAAFFDALKVAVGECAQMEMLRTADTTSARGSDGTPSGLPPAQEAALQAAVEHGYYESPREVDVGKLAEHLDVPRSTLTYRLRRAEEHLAKQHVAGERVTEEQLASY, translated from the coding sequence ATGCGCGAACTCATCTTCGCACTCGAATACGAGCCGGGCTGTAACCGGGTGGCTGACGCTCTCGCCGACCACTCCGACGCCCGCGTCCGCTCGCTCTCGCTGCACGCCACTGCCGAACGTCTCTGGCGGGTCGACCATGCTACCGGAACTCCTGAGGCGCTCGACGCTATCGAGGACGCCTTTCTCACCGGCGACTACTACGCCGACTGTCTGGCGACTGAGGATTGCGGCGCCACACAGACCACCCGCGTCCTCGACCGCACGGACGACGCGCTCATCCTCTACTCAGATTGGGAGCGCACTCCGACCTGCGCCTCAGTCCCCCACATCGCTCGCGACCACCTCGGCGACGGCGTGCTGTTCGAGACTCGTCACGAGGGCCGCCACTACACGTGGCGACTCATCCACTCCGGCGATGGCGACGTGGCGGCGTTCTTCGACGCTCTCAAAGTCGCCGTCGGGGAGTGCGCCCAGATGGAGATGCTCCGCACAGCGGACACAACATCAGCTAGGGGAAGCGACGGAACACCGAGTGGATTGCCTCCAGCCCAAGAGGCTGCTCTCCAGGCCGCCGTCGAACACGGCTATTACGAGTCGCCCCGCGAGGTTGACGTCGGCAAGCTCGCCGAGCATCTCGACGTGCCGCGGTCAACACTCACCTACCGACTCCGTCGGGCGGAAGAACATTTGGCGAAGCAACATGTCGCCGGCGAGCGGGTCACGGAAGAACAGCTGGCATCGTACTGA
- a CDS encoding heavy metal translocating P-type ATPase: protein MTENPDAAGGTNGGGQRRELTARLVVPEMDCPSCAQKVDKSLQRVDGITDATLQTTTGTANVTYDPDRTSEADVIKAIEGAGYEVVGGSDTEGDDEDNQVTDGVDIAPPSEVWTSLRAKKTWLGAAFVTLGLLFEFLLTGQNVTVASVLEYPLHIADVLFLGAVAASGIPVVRSGYYSAKNRSLDIDLLMGTAIIAATGIGYFVEAATLAVLFSIAELLEDYAMDRARDSLRELMELSPDEATVLRDGEEVTVPAEEVDVGETVVVRPGDKIPLDGTVIDGESAVDQSPITGESVPVDKTAGDEVYAGAISEEGYLEVEVTSTAGDSTLSRIIEMVQGAQAKKTESEQFVDRFSGYYTPLVVVLAILTAAIPPLVIADPISVDVAGYGFTFAGDWQTWFIRGLTLLVIACPCAFVISTPVSVVSGITSAAKNGVLIKGGNYLEAMGEVDAVALDKTGTLTKGELAVTDVVPVGDTTEADLLRRAAGLERRSEHPIAAAILARAEETGVGDLPDPSGFESLTGKGIRGEIDGETYYAGKPALFEELGFDLARARRETDGGVAAEEAAEYDDGAFAEDALTSLEREGKTVVIVGTESELLGAIAIADEVRPASKRAVERLHELGVERVVMLTGDNEGTARAIAEQVGVDEYRAELLPDEKVDAVEELQAEYGEVAMVGDGINDAPALATAEVGIAMGAAGTDTALETADIALMGDDIGKLPYLYDLSHTANGVIRQNIWASLGVKLLLALGVPLGLVSVALAVVVGDMGMSLGVTGNAMRLSRIEPDRFSDT from the coding sequence ATGACAGAGAATCCGGACGCAGCAGGAGGAACGAACGGGGGCGGGCAGCGACGTGAGCTGACCGCCCGCCTCGTTGTCCCCGAGATGGACTGTCCCTCTTGCGCCCAAAAGGTGGACAAGAGCCTCCAGCGTGTCGACGGCATTACTGACGCCACGCTCCAGACGACCACCGGCACGGCCAACGTCACGTACGATCCTGATCGGACTAGCGAAGCCGACGTAATCAAGGCGATTGAAGGTGCCGGCTACGAGGTCGTCGGGGGCTCGGACACCGAGGGCGATGATGAGGACAACCAGGTGACCGATGGCGTCGACATCGCGCCACCATCGGAGGTCTGGACGAGTCTTCGCGCGAAGAAGACGTGGCTCGGCGCGGCGTTCGTCACGCTCGGCCTCCTCTTCGAGTTCCTCCTCACCGGACAGAACGTCACGGTGGCGAGCGTCCTCGAGTACCCGCTCCACATCGCAGATGTCCTGTTCCTCGGCGCCGTCGCGGCTAGTGGCATCCCAGTCGTCCGTAGCGGGTACTACTCTGCGAAGAACCGAAGCCTGGACATCGACCTGCTGATGGGAACGGCGATCATCGCGGCGACCGGTATCGGCTACTTCGTCGAGGCCGCCACGCTGGCCGTCCTGTTCAGCATCGCCGAGCTGCTCGAGGACTACGCGATGGACAGGGCACGGGACTCCCTGCGCGAGCTGATGGAACTCTCGCCCGACGAGGCGACCGTCCTTCGCGATGGTGAGGAAGTGACCGTTCCCGCCGAGGAGGTCGACGTTGGCGAGACCGTCGTCGTCCGCCCCGGCGACAAGATTCCGCTCGACGGAACGGTCATCGACGGCGAGAGTGCAGTCGACCAGTCGCCGATCACGGGCGAGAGCGTCCCCGTCGACAAGACTGCCGGCGACGAGGTCTACGCCGGCGCGATCAGCGAAGAGGGGTACCTCGAGGTAGAGGTCACCTCGACCGCTGGCGATTCGACGCTCTCGCGCATCATCGAGATGGTACAGGGCGCACAGGCGAAGAAGACCGAGTCTGAGCAGTTCGTCGACCGCTTCTCCGGCTACTACACACCCCTCGTCGTCGTGCTGGCAATCCTGACCGCCGCTATCCCGCCGCTGGTTATCGCCGACCCCATCTCGGTGGACGTGGCCGGGTACGGGTTCACTTTCGCCGGCGACTGGCAGACCTGGTTCATCCGCGGGCTCACCCTGCTGGTAATCGCCTGCCCCTGTGCGTTCGTCATCTCCACACCCGTCTCGGTGGTGTCGGGCATCACCAGCGCCGCGAAGAACGGCGTCCTGATCAAGGGCGGCAACTACCTCGAAGCGATGGGCGAAGTCGATGCCGTCGCGCTCGACAAGACGGGGACGCTCACGAAGGGCGAACTCGCCGTCACCGATGTCGTCCCGGTCGGCGACACCACTGAGGCCGATCTGCTCCGTCGCGCCGCCGGGCTGGAGCGGCGCAGTGAGCACCCCATCGCTGCGGCGATTCTCGCCCGTGCTGAGGAGACGGGCGTGGGCGACCTGCCCGACCCGAGTGGCTTCGAGAGCCTCACCGGAAAGGGCATCCGCGGGGAGATCGACGGCGAGACGTACTATGCGGGCAAGCCCGCGCTCTTCGAGGAGCTGGGCTTCGACCTCGCTCGGGCACGCCGCGAGACGGACGGCGGCGTCGCGGCGGAAGAGGCGGCCGAGTACGACGACGGGGCATTCGCCGAGGACGCGCTCACCTCACTGGAGCGGGAGGGCAAGACGGTCGTTATCGTCGGGACGGAGTCGGAACTGCTGGGTGCAATCGCCATCGCCGACGAGGTACGCCCGGCCTCGAAGCGGGCTGTCGAACGCCTGCACGAGCTGGGCGTCGAGCGCGTGGTGATGCTGACCGGCGACAACGAGGGCACCGCCCGCGCCATCGCCGAGCAGGTCGGTGTCGATGAGTATCGCGCCGAACTCCTACCCGACGAGAAGGTCGACGCAGTCGAAGAGTTACAGGCGGAGTACGGGGAGGTCGCGATGGTCGGCGACGGCATCAATGACGCCCCCGCGCTCGCCACTGCGGAGGTCGGCATCGCGATGGGCGCCGCCGGCACCGACACCGCCCTCGAAACGGCTGATATTGCGTTGATGGGCGACGACATCGGGAAACTCCCGTACCTGTACGACCTGTCGCATACGGCCAACGGCGTGATCCGGCAGAACATCTGGGCGAGCCTCGGCGTGAAGCTCCTGCTCGCGTTAGGCGTGCCGCTGGGCCTGGTCAGCGTTGCGCTGGCAGTCGTTGTCGGAGATATGGGGATGAGCCTCGGCGTCACCGGGAACGCGATGCGGTTGTCCCGGATTGAGCCCGACCGGTTCTCCGACACCTGA